A window of the Chitinivibrionales bacterium genome harbors these coding sequences:
- a CDS encoding ATP-binding cassette domain-containing protein produces MANRIAVDVRNVCKCFGDLVAVNNLNFEVPESSCIGFLGPNGAGKSTLMHMVYGRCLREKRKESRISVFGHDPAQDELAIKYLAGVVPQDNNLDTELNVTQNLMVYAKFYAIPGKEAESRIGRLLEFMELGDKHNARIRELSGGMKRRLVIARALVNEPRLLILDEPTTGLDPQVRHAIWEKIRQLKKQGLTVLLTTHYMEEAFQIADNVVIMHKGEKVLEGAPQTVVREQIESYVLELLRHEALETLKEKARGKNIRNEISRDVSMFYSETIEDLRTLTETLAPGDYILRQSNLEDVFLKTTGRELNEA; encoded by the coding sequence ATGGCAAATCGTATTGCAGTTGATGTACGCAATGTATGCAAGTGTTTCGGTGACCTTGTTGCAGTCAACAACTTAAATTTTGAGGTCCCGGAATCATCGTGTATCGGTTTTCTTGGCCCCAATGGAGCAGGCAAATCGACCCTGATGCATATGGTATATGGCCGTTGTCTTCGGGAGAAGCGGAAAGAGAGCCGGATTTCAGTATTCGGGCATGATCCCGCACAGGATGAATTGGCAATCAAGTACCTTGCCGGAGTGGTTCCTCAGGATAACAATCTCGACACCGAACTGAATGTCACGCAGAACCTTATGGTTTATGCAAAGTTTTATGCGATTCCGGGTAAAGAGGCCGAATCACGTATCGGTCGTCTCCTGGAGTTCATGGAGCTTGGCGATAAACATAACGCCCGGATCAGGGAGCTTTCGGGCGGCATGAAACGCCGCCTGGTTATTGCCCGCGCTCTGGTTAATGAACCCCGGCTTTTAATTTTGGATGAACCGACTACCGGTCTCGACCCCCAGGTCCGTCATGCAATCTGGGAAAAAATCCGCCAGCTTAAAAAGCAAGGTCTCACGGTGCTGCTTACCACGCATTATATGGAAGAAGCCTTTCAGATTGCAGATAATGTCGTGATTATGCATAAAGGAGAAAAAGTACTTGAAGGTGCCCCTCAGACGGTTGTGAGGGAGCAGATAGAATCCTATGTGCTCGAGCTGCTTCGTCACGAAGCCCTCGAGACCTTGAAAGAAAAGGCACGGGGTAAAAATATCCGGAACGAAATATCCCGTGATGTCAGCATGTTTTACTCGGAAACTATCGAAGATCTTCGAACGTTGACCGAAACCCTTGCACCGGGTGATTACATATTACGCCAGTCGAATCTGGAGGATGTCTTTCTTAAAACTACAGGAAGAGAGCTTAATGAAGCGTAA